A window of Clostridium sp. 'White wine YQ' contains these coding sequences:
- a CDS encoding HAD family hydrolase, producing MIQSKLVCFDLDDTLIKEIHSVMLPCILNGKEKEHSLIQQQEEEGILDYILADYHRAELLLGLEEYKIAESFLKIAKPIKNIKSVVEALHEQNIKCIVITVGPKQVAKVVSSIWGFDYYYGSDYEVIEGIFTGKILNYISAEQKISCLQDFCKNNGIKPEECIAIGDGSTDIPMFDYCGKSIAINSPSKVKMRAKYSVDTDDLADILKYILSR from the coding sequence ATGATACAATCGAAACTTGTTTGTTTTGATTTAGATGATACTCTAATTAAAGAAATTCATTCTGTTATGTTACCATGTATTTTAAATGGTAAAGAAAAAGAACACTCTCTCATTCAACAACAGGAAGAGGAAGGGATTCTTGACTACATTTTAGCAGATTATCATAGAGCTGAATTACTATTAGGTCTTGAAGAATATAAAATAGCTGAATCTTTTCTAAAAATTGCAAAACCTATAAAAAATATCAAAAGTGTAGTTGAAGCATTGCATGAGCAAAATATAAAATGTATTGTAATTACTGTCGGTCCAAAGCAAGTAGCCAAAGTTGTATCTAGTATTTGGGGATTCGACTATTATTATGGGAGCGATTATGAGGTAATTGAAGGGATATTTACTGGTAAAATTCTGAATTATATTTCAGCAGAACAAAAGATCTCTTGTTTACAAGATTTCTGTAAAAATAATGGTATTAAACCAGAAGAGTGTATTGCTATTGGAGATGGTTCAACAGATATTCCAATGTTTGATTATTGTGGAAAATCCATAGCCATAAATAGTCCTTCAAAAGTCAAAATGAGAGCAAAGTATTCAGTAGATACAGATGATTTAGCGGATATTCTTAAATATATATTATCTAGATAA